The Oncorhynchus mykiss isolate Arlee chromosome 28, USDA_OmykA_1.1, whole genome shotgun sequence genome includes a window with the following:
- the LOC110508444 gene encoding C2 calcium-dependent domain-containing protein 4C — translation MWLLEKFRGSHGCHSASSGDKQQNQTDPVSIHTNIITPGKIPDFFIPHKLICCPPETESLTPEPQPHSTLHPYTSEHAICSQTQGSCNLNPRSPRLLSRLAEDTRNLLRASNRHIIQIKSTDDPGSGVGEGGDTNAEPQSQTDMSLPYVPKVQTSYGFSTLVESPHSHRKESIFHRDPSSPHTSPGSQRHNRGENHLTPSVPNPYRYFSGGESDTCSSAESSPITSPLLTRSASLLRSITQETQAKIFSPSQVSRAKHTLARRRSLSTNDCSSPDTSPSLQRRRLRCPPSPTFRGRKGTGSGGASSDLLQREHSVNLNKGGTLRLSTHYDAETARLRVRVLAAEDLYEKQTDVKSINCCVSLYLNPGKQQKQRSTIINNSRNPMFNEDFFFDAVPAAQVKSLAMKMKVVNKGTSLKRDVLLGEREVLLSELLPGI, via the exons ATGTGGCTCCTGGAGAAGTTCCGTGGTTCTCATGGCTGTCACTCTGCGTCATCGGGGGACAAGCAGCAGAACCAGACAGACCCCGTCTCCATTCACACCAACATCATCACCCCCGGTAAGATCCCCGACTTCTTCATCCCCCACAAACTCATCTGCTGCCCCCCAGAGACAGAGTCCCTCACGCCGGAGCCCCAGCCCCACTCCACCTTGCACCCCTACACCTCCGAGCACGCAATCTGCAGCCAGACCCAGGGCAGCTGCAACCTGAACCCCCGCAGCCCGCGCCTGCTCTCTCGTCTTGCCGAGGACACCCGCAACCTTTTGAGGGCCTCTAACCGCCACATCATCCAGATTAAGAGCACAGACGATCCAGGGAGCGGGgtaggggaggggggagacacCAACGCAGAGCCACAGTCCCAGACAGACATGTCCCTGCCTTACGTCCCCAAGGTCCAGACCTCGTATGGGTTCTCCACACTGGTGGAGAGCCCCCACAGCCACCGCAAGGAGTCCATCTTCCACAGAGACCCCAGCAGCCCCCATACCTCCCCGGGCTCCCAGAGACACAACCGGGGGGAGAACCACCTGACGCCCTCTGTCCCCAACCCCTACCGCTACTTCAGTGGGGGTGAGAGCGACACGTGCTCTTCGGCCGAGTCCTCCCCCATtacctcccccctcctcacccgCTCCGCCTCCCTCCTCCGATCCATCACACAGGAGACGCAGGCCAAG ATTTTTTCTCCCTCTCAGGTATCTCGTGCCAAGCATACCCTGGCACGCCGCAGATCCCTGTCCACGAATGACTGCAGCTCGCCCGACACCAGCCCCAGCCTGCAGCGCCGCCGCCTGCGCTGCCCTCCCTCCCCTACCTTCCGCGGACGCAAGGGGACCGGCTCTGGGGGGGCGAGTTCAGACCTCCTCCAGCGTGAGCACTCGGTCAACCTCAACAAAGGTGGCACGCTGAGGCTCAGCACTCACTATGATGCCGAGACAGCCCGGCTGAGGGTCCGAGTGCTCGCCGCCGAGGACCTGTACGAGAAACAGACGGACGTGAAGAGCATCAACTGCTGCGTGTCTCTTTACCTGAACCCAGGCAAGCAGCAGAAGCAGAGGAGCACCATCATCAATAACAGCAGGAACCCCATGTTCAACGAGGACTTCTTCTTTGACGCAGTGCCGGCCGCCCAGGTCAAGAGCCTGGCCATGAAGATGAAGGTGGTGAACAAGGGAACCAGTCTGAAGAGAGATGTGCtgctgggggagagggaggtgctGCTGAGCGAGCTACTGCCAGGCATCTAG